Below is a window of Mycobacterium dioxanotrophicus DNA.
CGGCCACGGTCGGCGCCAAGCTGGCCCGGCCGGCCCCGGCGTTCACCGATTACACGCGCAGGATCGCGATCGACCAGCTCTACGAGAGCGCTCGCGCCGCCGAGCTGCCGGTGCGCGAGGTGACCGGGCTCAACGAGGGTGCCGAGGTGCCCGAGGCCCGTGTCGTCGACCGTCCTGACTGGATCCGTGCGGCCACCCGGTCGATGCGGGTGATGACCGGCGGTGCCGACGACAGTGACCACAAGCCCGGGTTCATCACCGGGCGGGTCACCGGCGCGCAGACCGGCGCGGTGCTGGCGTTCATCTCGTCGGGCATTCTCGGCCAGTACGATCCGTTCGCGCCCGACGGTGGCGAACTACTGCTGGTGTACCCCAACGTGATCGCCGTGGAACGCGAATTACGGGTCACCCCAGCCGATTTCCGGCTGTGGGTATGTCTGCACGAGGTCACGCACCGTGTGCAGTTCCGGGCCAACCCGTGGCTGGCCACCCACATGTCCGATGCGCTGGCCGTGCTGACCCAGGATGCCGGCGACGACGTCGCCGCAGTGGCCGGGCGGCTGGCGAGCTATGTCCGGAACCAACGCAACGGCGTTGCGCCCGAACCAGGTTCGACGGGCGTGCTCGGCCTGGTGCGGGCCGTGCAGGCCGAACCGCAGCGCAAGGCGCTCGATCAGCTGCTGGTGCTCGGCACGCTGCTGGAGGGCCACGCCGATCACGTCATGGATGCCGTCGGCCCGGCGGTGGTGCCGTCGGTCAACATCATTCGGCGCCGGTTCGACGAGCGTAGGCAACGCAAACAGCCGCCCGTGCAGCGGTTGGTGCGGGCGCTGCTCGGCTTCGACGCCAAGCTCAGCCAGTACACCCGGGGCAAGGCCTTCGTCGACCATGTGGTGGCGGCGGTCGGTATGGCCCGGTTCAACACCGTCTGGTCGGGCGCCGAAACTCTGCCGCTGCCAACAGAAATCGATGAACCGCAGCGATGGATCGATCGGGTGCTGTAGCTGCGCTGCGCCGTGCGGTGGCGACGGCCGGTGTGCACATCGACGGCGACCACTGGTGTGTGGGGCTCTCCGGTGGGCCGGACTCGTTGGCGCTCACCGCGGTTGCCGCGGCGCAGCGGCCCACGACCGCGTTGATCGTCGACCACGGCCTGCAGGCCGGTTCGCGCGCGGTGGCCGAGGCGGCGCGTGCTCAGGCATTGCAGCTGGGTTGTGTTGCAGCACAGGTGCTTTCGGTGCAGATCGGCACTGCCGGTGGGCCCGAGGCGGCAGCGCGGACGGCGCGCTACGCCGTGCTCGACACTGCCCGCGCCGGCGCCCCGGTGCTACTCGGTCACACCCTCGACGATCAGGCCGAGACGGTGTTGCTGGGGCTGGGCCGGGGCTCGGGGCCGCGGTCGATCGCCGGGATGCGGCCACACGATCCGCCGTGGCATCGGCCGCTGTTGGAGGTCCGCCGCGCGCTGACCCACGCGGCATGTGACGAACTCGGGCTCACGCCGTGGCACGACCCGCACAACACCGATGCGCGGTTCACCCGGTCACGGTTGCGCCACGAGGTCATGCCGGTGCTCGAGGATGTGCTGGGCGGCGGGGTGGCCGAGGCGCTCGGCCGCACGGCCCGGGCGTTGCGCGAAGACTCCGATGCGCTCGACGAACTGTCCCGCCAGGCCCTCGACGACGCGGCCACCGGCGACGGCGGCCTGGACACCGCCCGGCTGGCGGCGCTGCCCGATGCGCTGCGTCGCCGCGTCATCCGCGGGTGGCTGATGTCGGGCGGGGCCAGCGGGCTCACCGACACCCAGATCCGCGCGGCGAACCGGTTGGTCACGGCCTGGCGTGGGCAGGGCGGGGTGGCTGTGGGCTCGGCGTTGCGCCGCCAAAGGCTGATTGCCGGGCGCCACGGCGGGGTGCTGAGGCTCCACGTCGAACCGGTGTAGCTAGGCTGTTCCCCGTGGCCGTCGACTCTGCCGAACTGTATGCGGGAGACATCAAATCGGTGCTGTTGTCCGAGGAGCAGATCCGGACCCGCACTGCCGAACTGGCCGACATGATCGCCGAGGAGTACCGCGACAACCTGGGCAATGACGACCTGCTGCTGGTGACGGTGCTCAAGGGCGCGGTCATGTTCGTCACCGACTTGGCCCGCTCCATCCCGCTGCCCACCCAGCTGGAGTTCATGGCGGTCAGCTCCTACGGCTCGTCCACCTCGTCGTCGGGTGTGGTGCGCATCCTCAAGGATCTCGACCGCGATATCAACGACCGCGACGTGCTGATCGTCGAGGACATCATCGACTCCGGGCTCACGCTGTCGTGGCTGCTGCGCAACCTGGCCACACGCCATCCGCGCTCGCTGCGGGTGTGCACGCTGCTGCGCAAACCCGAAGCGGTCAAGACCGAGCTCGACGTCGCCTACGTGGGCTTCGACATCCCCAACGAGTTCGTCGTCGGATACGGCCTCGACTTCGCCGAGCGTTACCGCGACCTGCCCTACATCGGCACCCTCGAACCGAAGGTGTACGAGCAGCCCTAAGCCGGAGGCTTACCAAACGGCACTAAGCCGGAGGCTTACCAAACGGCACGGCGCGGCGCAGAATCGCACGCATGGCCGACACCAACACTGCCCTGCGGATCTGCCCCTTCTGCGAGGCCACCTGCGGCCTGACCTTGACCATTTCCGACGGCCGGGTGACCGGTGCCCGCGGTGACCGCGACGACGTGTTCAGCGCCGGGTTCATCTGTCCGAAGGGCGCGAGCTTCGGACAGCTGGACAACGATCCCGACCGGCTGACTCGCCCACTGGTGCGCCGCGACGGCGTGCTGACCGAGACCACCTGGGACGACGCGTACGCCGTCGTCGCCCAGCGGCTCGGCGCGGTGATCGGCGAGCACGGCGGATCCTCTGTCGGGGTGTACCTCGGCAACCCGAACGCCCACACCATCGCGGGCAGTCTCTACGCGCCGCTGATCATCCGCGGCCTGGGCACCCGTCAGGTGTTCAGTGCCAGCACGCTGGACCAGATGCCCAAACACGTCTCGCTGGGCCTGATGTTCGGCAGCCCGGTCGCGTTCACCGTGCCCGATCTCGACCGCACCGACTATCTCGTCATCATCGGCGCCAATCCGCTGGTGTCCAACGGCAGCCTGGCCACGGCAGCCGACTTCCCCGGCAAGTTGCGGGCGTTGCGCAGCCGCGGCGGCACGCTCGTCGTCATCGACCCGGCCCGCACCCGTACGGCCGATCTCGCCGACCGTCACCTCGCGCCGCGGCCAGGCACCGACGCGGCGCTGCTGTTCGCGATCGTGCAGGTGCTGTTCGACGAGGACCTCGTCGACCTCGGTGACATGGCCGAGCACGTCACCGGGGTCGAGCAGGTCCGTGTCCTGGCCGAGGAATTCTCACCCGAGGCCGTCGAGCAGGCCTGCGGCTTGCCTGCGGCGGAGATCCGCACGCTGGCCCGCGAACTCGCGGCGGCCCCGACCGCGGCCGTCTACGGTCGGATCGGCACGTCCACAGTTGAATTCGGCACGATCGGCAGCTGGCTCGTCGACGTCATCAACATCCTCACCGGCAATCTCGACCGGCCCGGCGGGGCGATGTTCCCGCTCGGCGCGACAGCACCGGCGCCTCGCCCGGCGAAACCCGGCCGCGGGTTCAAGACCGGACGGTGGGCCAGCCGCGTGTCCGGCTACCCGGAGGCGCTGTCGGAGCTGCCTGCCGCCGCGCTCGCAGAGGAGATCGACACCGCGGGCGAAGGGCAGATCAAGGCGATCATCACCGTCGCGGGCAATCCCGTGCTCTCCGCGCCCGACGGTGAGCGGCTCGAAAAGGCTTTGCAAAGTGTCGAATTCATGCTTTCCGTCGACCCCTATCTCAACGAGACCACGCAGCACGCCGACGTCATCCTGCCGCCGCCACCGCCGGCCCAGAGCGCGCACTTCGACGTCGCACTGAACAACCTCGCCGTGCGCAACAACGTGCGCTACTCGTCGCCG
It encodes the following:
- a CDS encoding zinc-dependent metalloprotease; protein product: MSRPSALTAGRAVDWEFAATVGAKLARPAPAFTDYTRRIAIDQLYESARAAELPVREVTGLNEGAEVPEARVVDRPDWIRAATRSMRVMTGGADDSDHKPGFITGRVTGAQTGAVLAFISSGILGQYDPFAPDGGELLLVYPNVIAVERELRVTPADFRLWVCLHEVTHRVQFRANPWLATHMSDALAVLTQDAGDDVAAVAGRLASYVRNQRNGVAPEPGSTGVLGLVRAVQAEPQRKALDQLLVLGTLLEGHADHVMDAVGPAVVPSVNIIRRRFDERRQRKQPPVQRLVRALLGFDAKLSQYTRGKAFVDHVVAAVGMARFNTVWSGAETLPLPTEIDEPQRWIDRVL
- the tilS gene encoding tRNA lysidine(34) synthetase TilS; amino-acid sequence: MDRSGAVAALRRAVATAGVHIDGDHWCVGLSGGPDSLALTAVAAAQRPTTALIVDHGLQAGSRAVAEAARAQALQLGCVAAQVLSVQIGTAGGPEAAARTARYAVLDTARAGAPVLLGHTLDDQAETVLLGLGRGSGPRSIAGMRPHDPPWHRPLLEVRRALTHAACDELGLTPWHDPHNTDARFTRSRLRHEVMPVLEDVLGGGVAEALGRTARALREDSDALDELSRQALDDAATGDGGLDTARLAALPDALRRRVIRGWLMSGGASGLTDTQIRAANRLVTAWRGQGGVAVGSALRRQRLIAGRHGGVLRLHVEPV
- the hpt gene encoding hypoxanthine phosphoribosyltransferase — translated: MFPVAVDSAELYAGDIKSVLLSEEQIRTRTAELADMIAEEYRDNLGNDDLLLVTVLKGAVMFVTDLARSIPLPTQLEFMAVSSYGSSTSSSGVVRILKDLDRDINDRDVLIVEDIIDSGLTLSWLLRNLATRHPRSLRVCTLLRKPEAVKTELDVAYVGFDIPNEFVVGYGLDFAERYRDLPYIGTLEPKVYEQP
- a CDS encoding molybdopterin-dependent oxidoreductase, with product MADTNTALRICPFCEATCGLTLTISDGRVTGARGDRDDVFSAGFICPKGASFGQLDNDPDRLTRPLVRRDGVLTETTWDDAYAVVAQRLGAVIGEHGGSSVGVYLGNPNAHTIAGSLYAPLIIRGLGTRQVFSASTLDQMPKHVSLGLMFGSPVAFTVPDLDRTDYLVIIGANPLVSNGSLATAADFPGKLRALRSRGGTLVVIDPARTRTADLADRHLAPRPGTDAALLFAIVQVLFDEDLVDLGDMAEHVTGVEQVRVLAEEFSPEAVEQACGLPAAEIRTLARELAAAPTAAVYGRIGTSTVEFGTIGSWLVDVINILTGNLDRPGGAMFPLGATAPAPRPAKPGRGFKTGRWASRVSGYPEALSELPAAALAEEIDTAGEGQIKAIITVAGNPVLSAPDGERLEKALQSVEFMLSVDPYLNETTQHADVILPPPPPAQSAHFDVALNNLAVRNNVRYSSPVLPLDGRPSEPEILSRLALILYGLGAQADPGSVDAQVIATTLAKETADPDSPVAGRDVDELTAMLHPGPGYERRLDMMLRLGPYGDAFGAKPDGLTLERLKANPHGIDLGPLRPRIPEVLRTPSGRIELAPELIVADVARLRDALRRAAGGFLLIGRRHLRSNNSWMHNLPALSGGSNRCTLQIHPDDAADLGLTDVAIVKGPGGELLVPVEVTDGMRRGVVSLPHGWSADRGVNVNQLNDGTHLDPLSGTAVLNGIPVDIAPVAG